One Streptococcus sp. zg-86 DNA window includes the following coding sequences:
- a CDS encoding aminopeptidase, whose product MVLPNFKENLAKYAKLLVSTGINVQPGHTVALTISVDQAELARLIVKEAYAKGAVEVLVNWQDDVILRERYVNVPIERLETISEQRIAEMNYILDHKASRLVVLSDDPGALDGVDPEKLSRATRAASIALNPMRQATQANKISWTLGAAAGLEWAKKVFPDATSDEEAVDLLWDQIFKTCRVYADDPVAAWKEHEERLVAKAAILNKEQFVKLHYTAPGTDLTLGMPKNHLWEAAGSINAQGEHFIANMPTEEVFTAPDYRVADGYVTSTKPLSYNGNIIEGIKVTFKDGEIVDITAEKGDEVMKKLVFDNAGARGLGEVALVPDQSPISQSGVTFFNTLFDENASNHLAIGSAYAFSIEGGVDMTNDELKAAGLNRSDVHVDFMIGSNKMNIDGIREDGTVVPIFRDGEWAI is encoded by the coding sequence ATGGTATTACCAAATTTTAAAGAAAACTTGGCCAAATATGCTAAGTTACTTGTTTCAACTGGAATCAACGTGCAACCTGGTCATACAGTTGCCTTGACTATTAGTGTCGATCAAGCTGAATTAGCGCGGTTGATTGTCAAAGAAGCCTATGCCAAAGGAGCTGTTGAAGTCCTTGTCAATTGGCAAGATGATGTGATTTTGCGTGAGCGCTATGTGAATGTACCAATTGAGCGCTTAGAAACAATTTCTGAGCAACGGATTGCGGAGATGAACTACATTTTGGATCATAAGGCTAGCCGTTTGGTCGTCTTATCTGACGATCCAGGTGCTTTAGATGGTGTTGATCCAGAGAAGCTATCTCGTGCGACACGCGCAGCAAGTATTGCCTTAAATCCAATGCGTCAAGCAACTCAGGCTAACAAAATTAGCTGGACCTTGGGGGCGGCAGCAGGTCTAGAATGGGCGAAAAAAGTCTTTCCAGATGCTACAAGTGATGAGGAAGCTGTGGACTTGTTGTGGGATCAAATCTTTAAAACCTGTCGTGTTTATGCCGATGATCCGGTAGCTGCATGGAAAGAGCATGAAGAACGTCTTGTTGCCAAAGCAGCGATTTTGAACAAAGAACAATTTGTCAAACTCCACTATACTGCACCAGGAACAGATTTGACACTTGGTATGCCAAAAAATCATTTGTGGGAAGCGGCAGGCTCTATCAATGCTCAGGGCGAACACTTTATTGCCAATATGCCGACAGAAGAAGTCTTTACAGCTCCTGACTACCGTGTAGCAGATGGCTATGTGACCTCAACCAAACCACTCAGCTATAATGGAAATATCATTGAAGGCATCAAAGTAACCTTTAAAGATGGTGAAATTGTCGATATTACAGCTGAAAAAGGTGACGAAGTCATGAAGAAATTAGTCTTTGACAATGCGGGTGCTCGTGGTCTCGGTGAAGTGGCCCTTGTACCAGATCAAAGTCCAATCTCTCAATCAGGTGTAACCTTCTTTAATACCCTCTTTGATGAAAATGCTTCAAACCATTTGGCCATTGGGTCAGCCTATGCTTTTAGTATCGAAGGTGGTGTGGATATGACCAATGATGAATTAAAAGCCGCAGGTCTTAACCGTTCAGATGTCCATGTGGACTTCATGATTGGTTCAAACAAGATGAACATTGACGGGATTCGTGAAGATGGTACAGTTGTTCCAATCTTCCGTGATGGTGAATGGGCGATTTAA
- a CDS encoding ABC transporter ATP-binding protein produces the protein MIEFRQVSKQFKGKYVLKDQAFTIFDGEFFVLVGASGSGKTTTLKMLNRLIEPDEGDIYLDGKRLKEYDLRELRLSTGYVLQQIALFPNLSVAENIALIPEMKKWSKKDIDIRTKELLDLVGLPPAEYLHRMPSELSGGEQQRIGILRAIIARPKVLLLDEPFSALDPISREQLQDLVKKIQHEFQMTMIFVTHDMTEAIKLGDRIAIMDQGSILQLDTPERIQAAPATQFVADFFQV, from the coding sequence ATGATTGAATTTAGACAGGTCAGCAAACAATTTAAGGGCAAGTATGTCTTAAAAGACCAGGCCTTCACCATTTTCGATGGAGAATTCTTTGTCTTGGTCGGCGCAAGTGGTAGTGGAAAAACAACAACACTGAAAATGCTCAACCGCTTGATTGAGCCAGACGAAGGCGATATTTACTTGGACGGCAAGCGCCTCAAAGAGTATGATTTACGAGAATTACGCCTATCAACTGGCTATGTCTTACAGCAAATCGCTCTTTTCCCCAATCTTTCAGTGGCTGAAAACATTGCCCTTATCCCTGAGATGAAAAAATGGTCTAAAAAAGACATTGACATTCGAACCAAGGAATTACTCGACTTAGTCGGACTTCCTCCTGCAGAGTATCTCCACCGTATGCCCAGCGAACTCTCTGGTGGAGAACAGCAGCGAATTGGTATTTTACGAGCCATTATTGCTCGCCCTAAAGTTTTGCTTCTCGATGAGCCATTTAGCGCCCTTGATCCGATTTCACGGGAGCAATTGCAAGACTTAGTCAAAAAAATTCAGCATGAATTTCAAATGACCATGATTTTTGTGACCCATGATATGACAGAAGCGATTAAATTAGGCGATCGAATTGCCATTATGGATCAGGGAAGCATTCTACAGCTCGACACACCGGAGCGAATTCAAGCAGCTCCTGCTACTCAGTTTGTGGCTGATTTCTTTCAGGTATAG
- a CDS encoding ABC transporter permease/substrate-binding protein: MNDLIQTFLDRKEDWLLALGEHLQISFVAVASAILIAIPLAILVSKREHMANLLLQFTGVLQTIPSLAILGLLIPIFGIGKVPAILTLIVYAIFPILQNTITGLHEIDPSLQEAATAFGMNRWEKLKKFEIALAAPVILSGIRTATVLIIGTATLAALIGAGGLGSFILLGIDRNNSSLILIGAISSALLALLFHFLIGLVEKRSLKTIFISFVALLGISSLSLLPMSMMMQDKIVIAGKLGSEPEILLNMYKELIEDQTDITVEVKPNFGKTTFVYEALKTGQIDLYPEFTGTVTSTLLKQPPSISNNPEEVYQAARKGIFEQDKLVYLKPMRYQNTYALAVKEEYAKEHGLETISDLAKVQSTATAGFSLEFNDREDGGNGLKDRYKLHLQVKTLEPALRYKAIDNGNVQLIDAYSTDSELQEYHLKTLKDDQQLFPPYQGAPLIRQETLKKYPQLEGILNQLAGTITEEEMQDMNYQVNVEGKSPSQVAKDYLKEHQLIGN, from the coding sequence ATGAACGATTTGATTCAAACATTTTTAGACCGAAAAGAAGACTGGTTGTTGGCTCTTGGGGAGCATTTGCAAATCTCCTTTGTGGCAGTAGCATCTGCAATTTTAATCGCTATTCCACTGGCTATTCTCGTTTCAAAACGTGAACATATGGCCAATCTTCTCCTACAATTTACAGGCGTCTTGCAGACCATTCCCTCACTAGCCATTTTAGGCCTACTCATCCCCATCTTTGGGATTGGCAAAGTTCCTGCCATTTTGACCCTGATTGTCTATGCTATTTTTCCTATTCTGCAAAATACCATCACAGGACTCCATGAGATTGATCCATCTCTCCAAGAAGCTGCTACAGCCTTTGGGATGAATCGTTGGGAAAAATTAAAAAAATTCGAAATCGCCTTAGCAGCTCCTGTCATTCTATCTGGTATTCGAACAGCGACCGTTCTCATTATCGGAACAGCGACTCTGGCTGCTCTGATTGGAGCAGGGGGATTAGGCTCTTTCATCTTATTGGGGATTGATCGCAACAATAGTTCCCTCATTCTCATCGGAGCCATTAGCTCAGCCCTGCTTGCTCTCCTCTTTCATTTCTTGATTGGCTTAGTTGAAAAACGCAGTCTCAAGACCATTTTCATCTCCTTTGTAGCCCTACTAGGCATTAGCTCCCTTTCTCTTCTTCCGATGTCTATGATGATGCAGGATAAGATTGTCATTGCTGGGAAATTAGGATCTGAACCTGAAATTTTGCTCAATATGTACAAGGAATTGATTGAAGACCAGACAGATATTACCGTCGAAGTGAAACCCAATTTTGGTAAAACTACCTTTGTCTATGAAGCCTTGAAGACTGGACAGATTGATCTTTATCCAGAATTTACAGGAACTGTTACTTCCACCTTACTGAAACAGCCACCGAGCATCTCCAACAATCCAGAAGAAGTCTACCAAGCAGCACGAAAAGGTATTTTTGAACAAGACAAGCTAGTCTATCTCAAGCCTATGCGCTATCAAAACACCTATGCTCTTGCCGTCAAAGAAGAATATGCTAAAGAACATGGACTTGAAACGATTTCCGACCTCGCAAAAGTTCAATCGACTGCTACTGCCGGCTTTAGCTTGGAATTTAACGATCGTGAAGACGGAGGAAATGGCTTGAAAGACCGTTACAAGCTCCATCTCCAAGTGAAGACACTCGAACCCGCCCTGCGCTATAAGGCCATTGACAACGGCAATGTTCAACTGATTGATGCCTATTCGACAGATAGTGAACTGCAAGAATATCATCTCAAGACGCTCAAGGATGACCAGCAGCTCTTCCCTCCTTATCAGGGAGCGCCTCTCATCCGCCAAGAAACACTAAAAAAATATCCACAACTAGAAGGAATTCTCAATCAGCTGGCTGGTACCATCACAGAAGAAGAAATGCAAGACATGAACTACCAAGTCAATGTCGAAGGCAAATCCCCTAGCCAGGTCGCAAAGGATTATCTCAAAGAACATCAACTGATTGGAAACTAA